A part of Oncorhynchus gorbuscha isolate QuinsamMale2020 ecotype Even-year linkage group LG09, OgorEven_v1.0, whole genome shotgun sequence genomic DNA contains:
- the LOC124043828 gene encoding RNA-binding motif, single-stranded-interacting protein 1-like isoform X5, whose amino-acid sequence MGKVWQQQMYPQYSYYYPRYLQAKPPVASSSQPMAPPSPSTNSSTNNSSCSSTAGWEQLSKTNLYIRGLAPATTDHDLVKLCQPYGKIVSTKAILDKTTNKCKGYGFVDFDSPAAAQKAVTALKTSGVQAQMAKQQEQDPTNLYISNLPLSMDEQELETMLKPFGQVISTRILRDSNGTSRGVGFARMESTEKCDSVISHFNGKFIKTPPGVTVPPEPLLCKFADGGQKKRQSQYTFLQNSRAWARDGDARLAGMTLTYDTTTAAMQNGFYASPYSIGNRMIAQTSMSPYLSPISTYQVQNPSWVTHQPYIMQHPPTSMMSPLTQQMSHLSMGSTGTYMAANSMQGAYIPQYTHMQATNVPVEDNSQQQQVESSSDHSPYTYQQTK is encoded by the exons CCACCTGTTGCCTCCTCCTCCCAGCCCATGGCTCCGCCCAGCCCCAGCACCAACAGCAGCACCAACAACAGCAGTTGCTCCAGCACTGCAGGTTGGGAGCAACTCAGTAAAACCAACCTGTACATCCGAGGCCTTGCCCCAGCCACCACCGACCACGATCTGGTCAAGCTTTGCCAGCC gTATGGCAAAATTGTATCAACAAAGGCCATCCTGGACAAGACGACAAACAAATGTAAAG GTTACGGCTTTGTGGACTTTGATAGCCCTGCTGCAGCTCAGAAAGCTGTCACTGCCCTGAAGACCAGCGGGGTCCAAGCCCAGATGGCTAAG CAACAAGAACAAGACCCAACCAACCTGTATATCTCCAACCTGCCGCTGTCGATGGACGAGCAGGAGCTTGAGACCATGCTCAAGCCTTTTGGCCAGGTCATCTCTACCCGAATACTGAGGGACTCCAATGGAACCAGTAGAGGAGTGGGCTTTGCAAG GATGGAGTCGACAGAGAAATGTGACTCCGTTATCTCTCACTTCAACGGGAAGTTTATTAAGACACCACCTGGAGTTACTG tgcCACCGGAGCCCTTACTGTGTAAGTTTGCTGACGGCGGGCAGAAAAAGAGGCAAAGCCAGTATACATTTTTGCAGAACAGCCGTGCGTGGGCTAGAGACGGCGATGCTAGACTG GCTGGAATGACCCTCACGTACGACACCACCACAGCGGCTATGCAAAACGG ATTTTATGCGTCTCCATACAGCATCGGAAACAGGATGATTGCTCAAAcgtccatgtctccatatctctCACCTATCTCCACGTACCAG GTACAGAATCCCTCCTGGGTTACTCACCAGCCCTACATCATGCAGCACCCA CCTACATCCATGATGAGCCCTCTCACTCAGCAGATGAGTCATCTCTCCATGGGTAGCACAGGAACG TACATGGCTGCAAACTCTATGCAAGGAGCCTATATTCCCcagtacacacacatgcaggccaCAAATGTTCCAGTGGAG GACAACAGTCAGCAACAACAGGTGGAGTCATCAAGTGATCATTCCCCTTACACCTACCAACAAACCAAGTAA
- the LOC124043828 gene encoding RNA-binding motif, single-stranded-interacting protein 1-like isoform X2 — MGKVWQQQMYPQYSYYYPRYLQAKPPVASSSQPMAPPSPSTNSSTNNSSCSSTAGWEQLSKTNLYIRGLAPATTDHDLVKLCQPYGKIVSTKAILDKTTNKCKGYGFVDFDSPAAAQKAVTALKTSGVQAQMAKQQEQDPTNLYISNLPLSMDEQELETMLKPFGQVISTRILRDSNGTSRGVGFARMESTEKCDSVISHFNGKFIKTPPGVTVPPEPLLCKFADGGQKKRQSQYTFLQNSRAWARDGDARLAGMTLTYDTTTAAMQNGFYASPYSIGNRMIAQTSMSPYLSPISTYQVQNPSWVTHQPYIMQHPGAVISPSMDHTMSLQPTSMMSPLTQQMSHLSMGSTGTYMAANSMQGAYIPQYTHMQATNVPVEDNSQQQQVESSSDHSPYTYQQTK, encoded by the exons CCACCTGTTGCCTCCTCCTCCCAGCCCATGGCTCCGCCCAGCCCCAGCACCAACAGCAGCACCAACAACAGCAGTTGCTCCAGCACTGCAGGTTGGGAGCAACTCAGTAAAACCAACCTGTACATCCGAGGCCTTGCCCCAGCCACCACCGACCACGATCTGGTCAAGCTTTGCCAGCC gTATGGCAAAATTGTATCAACAAAGGCCATCCTGGACAAGACGACAAACAAATGTAAAG GTTACGGCTTTGTGGACTTTGATAGCCCTGCTGCAGCTCAGAAAGCTGTCACTGCCCTGAAGACCAGCGGGGTCCAAGCCCAGATGGCTAAG CAACAAGAACAAGACCCAACCAACCTGTATATCTCCAACCTGCCGCTGTCGATGGACGAGCAGGAGCTTGAGACCATGCTCAAGCCTTTTGGCCAGGTCATCTCTACCCGAATACTGAGGGACTCCAATGGAACCAGTAGAGGAGTGGGCTTTGCAAG GATGGAGTCGACAGAGAAATGTGACTCCGTTATCTCTCACTTCAACGGGAAGTTTATTAAGACACCACCTGGAGTTACTG tgcCACCGGAGCCCTTACTGTGTAAGTTTGCTGACGGCGGGCAGAAAAAGAGGCAAAGCCAGTATACATTTTTGCAGAACAGCCGTGCGTGGGCTAGAGACGGCGATGCTAGACTG GCTGGAATGACCCTCACGTACGACACCACCACAGCGGCTATGCAAAACGG ATTTTATGCGTCTCCATACAGCATCGGAAACAGGATGATTGCTCAAAcgtccatgtctccatatctctCACCTATCTCCACGTACCAG GTACAGAATCCCTCCTGGGTTACTCACCAGCCCTACATCATGCAGCACCCA GGAGCGGTGATATCGCCCTCTATGGACCATACTATGTCACTACAGCCTACATCCATGATGAGCCCTCTCACTCAGCAGATGAGTCATCTCTCCATGGGTAGCACAGGAACG TACATGGCTGCAAACTCTATGCAAGGAGCCTATATTCCCcagtacacacacatgcaggccaCAAATGTTCCAGTGGAG GACAACAGTCAGCAACAACAGGTGGAGTCATCAAGTGATCATTCCCCTTACACCTACCAACAAACCAAGTAA
- the LOC124043828 gene encoding RNA-binding motif, single-stranded-interacting protein 1-like isoform X3, translating to MIFANSANPLRTPYRKQPPVASSSQPMAPPSPSTNSSTNNSSCSSTAGWEQLSKTNLYIRGLAPATTDHDLVKLCQPYGKIVSTKAILDKTTNKCKGYGFVDFDSPAAAQKAVTALKTSGVQAQMAKVRQQEQDPTNLYISNLPLSMDEQELETMLKPFGQVISTRILRDSNGTSRGVGFARMESTEKCDSVISHFNGKFIKTPPGVTVPPEPLLCKFADGGQKKRQSQYTFLQNSRAWARDGDARLAGMTLTYDTTTAAMQNGFYASPYSIGNRMIAQTSMSPYLSPISTYQVQNPSWVTHQPYIMQHPGAVISPSMDHTMSLQPTSMMSPLTQQMSHLSMGSTGTYMAANSMQGAYIPQYTHMQATNVPVEDNSQQQQVESSSDHSPYTYQQTK from the exons CCACCTGTTGCCTCCTCCTCCCAGCCCATGGCTCCGCCCAGCCCCAGCACCAACAGCAGCACCAACAACAGCAGTTGCTCCAGCACTGCAGGTTGGGAGCAACTCAGTAAAACCAACCTGTACATCCGAGGCCTTGCCCCAGCCACCACCGACCACGATCTGGTCAAGCTTTGCCAGCC gTATGGCAAAATTGTATCAACAAAGGCCATCCTGGACAAGACGACAAACAAATGTAAAG GTTACGGCTTTGTGGACTTTGATAGCCCTGCTGCAGCTCAGAAAGCTGTCACTGCCCTGAAGACCAGCGGGGTCCAAGCCCAGATGGCTAAGGTGAGG CAACAAGAACAAGACCCAACCAACCTGTATATCTCCAACCTGCCGCTGTCGATGGACGAGCAGGAGCTTGAGACCATGCTCAAGCCTTTTGGCCAGGTCATCTCTACCCGAATACTGAGGGACTCCAATGGAACCAGTAGAGGAGTGGGCTTTGCAAG GATGGAGTCGACAGAGAAATGTGACTCCGTTATCTCTCACTTCAACGGGAAGTTTATTAAGACACCACCTGGAGTTACTG tgcCACCGGAGCCCTTACTGTGTAAGTTTGCTGACGGCGGGCAGAAAAAGAGGCAAAGCCAGTATACATTTTTGCAGAACAGCCGTGCGTGGGCTAGAGACGGCGATGCTAGACTG GCTGGAATGACCCTCACGTACGACACCACCACAGCGGCTATGCAAAACGG ATTTTATGCGTCTCCATACAGCATCGGAAACAGGATGATTGCTCAAAcgtccatgtctccatatctctCACCTATCTCCACGTACCAG GTACAGAATCCCTCCTGGGTTACTCACCAGCCCTACATCATGCAGCACCCA GGAGCGGTGATATCGCCCTCTATGGACCATACTATGTCACTACAGCCTACATCCATGATGAGCCCTCTCACTCAGCAGATGAGTCATCTCTCCATGGGTAGCACAGGAACG TACATGGCTGCAAACTCTATGCAAGGAGCCTATATTCCCcagtacacacacatgcaggccaCAAATGTTCCAGTGGAG GACAACAGTCAGCAACAACAGGTGGAGTCATCAAGTGATCATTCCCCTTACACCTACCAACAAACCAAGTAA
- the LOC124043828 gene encoding RNA-binding motif, single-stranded-interacting protein 1-like isoform X1, with product MGKVWQQQMYPQYSYYYPRYLQAKPPVASSSQPMAPPSPSTNSSTNNSSCSSTAGWEQLSKTNLYIRGLAPATTDHDLVKLCQPYGKIVSTKAILDKTTNKCKGYGFVDFDSPAAAQKAVTALKTSGVQAQMAKVRQQEQDPTNLYISNLPLSMDEQELETMLKPFGQVISTRILRDSNGTSRGVGFARMESTEKCDSVISHFNGKFIKTPPGVTVPPEPLLCKFADGGQKKRQSQYTFLQNSRAWARDGDARLAGMTLTYDTTTAAMQNGFYASPYSIGNRMIAQTSMSPYLSPISTYQVQNPSWVTHQPYIMQHPGAVISPSMDHTMSLQPTSMMSPLTQQMSHLSMGSTGTYMAANSMQGAYIPQYTHMQATNVPVEDNSQQQQVESSSDHSPYTYQQTK from the exons CCACCTGTTGCCTCCTCCTCCCAGCCCATGGCTCCGCCCAGCCCCAGCACCAACAGCAGCACCAACAACAGCAGTTGCTCCAGCACTGCAGGTTGGGAGCAACTCAGTAAAACCAACCTGTACATCCGAGGCCTTGCCCCAGCCACCACCGACCACGATCTGGTCAAGCTTTGCCAGCC gTATGGCAAAATTGTATCAACAAAGGCCATCCTGGACAAGACGACAAACAAATGTAAAG GTTACGGCTTTGTGGACTTTGATAGCCCTGCTGCAGCTCAGAAAGCTGTCACTGCCCTGAAGACCAGCGGGGTCCAAGCCCAGATGGCTAAGGTGAGG CAACAAGAACAAGACCCAACCAACCTGTATATCTCCAACCTGCCGCTGTCGATGGACGAGCAGGAGCTTGAGACCATGCTCAAGCCTTTTGGCCAGGTCATCTCTACCCGAATACTGAGGGACTCCAATGGAACCAGTAGAGGAGTGGGCTTTGCAAG GATGGAGTCGACAGAGAAATGTGACTCCGTTATCTCTCACTTCAACGGGAAGTTTATTAAGACACCACCTGGAGTTACTG tgcCACCGGAGCCCTTACTGTGTAAGTTTGCTGACGGCGGGCAGAAAAAGAGGCAAAGCCAGTATACATTTTTGCAGAACAGCCGTGCGTGGGCTAGAGACGGCGATGCTAGACTG GCTGGAATGACCCTCACGTACGACACCACCACAGCGGCTATGCAAAACGG ATTTTATGCGTCTCCATACAGCATCGGAAACAGGATGATTGCTCAAAcgtccatgtctccatatctctCACCTATCTCCACGTACCAG GTACAGAATCCCTCCTGGGTTACTCACCAGCCCTACATCATGCAGCACCCA GGAGCGGTGATATCGCCCTCTATGGACCATACTATGTCACTACAGCCTACATCCATGATGAGCCCTCTCACTCAGCAGATGAGTCATCTCTCCATGGGTAGCACAGGAACG TACATGGCTGCAAACTCTATGCAAGGAGCCTATATTCCCcagtacacacacatgcaggccaCAAATGTTCCAGTGGAG GACAACAGTCAGCAACAACAGGTGGAGTCATCAAGTGATCATTCCCCTTACACCTACCAACAAACCAAGTAA
- the LOC124043828 gene encoding RNA-binding motif, single-stranded-interacting protein 1-like isoform X4, producing the protein MGKVWQQQMYPQYSYYYPRYLQAKPPVASSSQPMAPPSPSTNSSTNNSSCSSTAGWEQLSKTNLYIRGLAPATTDHDLVKLCQPYGKIVSTKAILDKTTNKCKGYGFVDFDSPAAAQKAVTALKTSGVQAQMAKVRQQEQDPTNLYISNLPLSMDEQELETMLKPFGQVISTRILRDSNGTSRGVGFARMESTEKCDSVISHFNGKFIKTPPGVTVPPEPLLCKFADGGQKKRQSQYTFLQNSRAWARDGDARLAGMTLTYDTTTAAMQNGFYASPYSIGNRMIAQTSMSPYLSPISTYQVQNPSWVTHQPYIMQHPPTSMMSPLTQQMSHLSMGSTGTYMAANSMQGAYIPQYTHMQATNVPVEDNSQQQQVESSSDHSPYTYQQTK; encoded by the exons CCACCTGTTGCCTCCTCCTCCCAGCCCATGGCTCCGCCCAGCCCCAGCACCAACAGCAGCACCAACAACAGCAGTTGCTCCAGCACTGCAGGTTGGGAGCAACTCAGTAAAACCAACCTGTACATCCGAGGCCTTGCCCCAGCCACCACCGACCACGATCTGGTCAAGCTTTGCCAGCC gTATGGCAAAATTGTATCAACAAAGGCCATCCTGGACAAGACGACAAACAAATGTAAAG GTTACGGCTTTGTGGACTTTGATAGCCCTGCTGCAGCTCAGAAAGCTGTCACTGCCCTGAAGACCAGCGGGGTCCAAGCCCAGATGGCTAAGGTGAGG CAACAAGAACAAGACCCAACCAACCTGTATATCTCCAACCTGCCGCTGTCGATGGACGAGCAGGAGCTTGAGACCATGCTCAAGCCTTTTGGCCAGGTCATCTCTACCCGAATACTGAGGGACTCCAATGGAACCAGTAGAGGAGTGGGCTTTGCAAG GATGGAGTCGACAGAGAAATGTGACTCCGTTATCTCTCACTTCAACGGGAAGTTTATTAAGACACCACCTGGAGTTACTG tgcCACCGGAGCCCTTACTGTGTAAGTTTGCTGACGGCGGGCAGAAAAAGAGGCAAAGCCAGTATACATTTTTGCAGAACAGCCGTGCGTGGGCTAGAGACGGCGATGCTAGACTG GCTGGAATGACCCTCACGTACGACACCACCACAGCGGCTATGCAAAACGG ATTTTATGCGTCTCCATACAGCATCGGAAACAGGATGATTGCTCAAAcgtccatgtctccatatctctCACCTATCTCCACGTACCAG GTACAGAATCCCTCCTGGGTTACTCACCAGCCCTACATCATGCAGCACCCA CCTACATCCATGATGAGCCCTCTCACTCAGCAGATGAGTCATCTCTCCATGGGTAGCACAGGAACG TACATGGCTGCAAACTCTATGCAAGGAGCCTATATTCCCcagtacacacacatgcaggccaCAAATGTTCCAGTGGAG GACAACAGTCAGCAACAACAGGTGGAGTCATCAAGTGATCATTCCCCTTACACCTACCAACAAACCAAGTAA